A stretch of the Mesorhizobium sp. Pch-S genome encodes the following:
- a CDS encoding 2-dehydro-3-deoxygalactonokinase — protein MNTTPAIAAVDWGTTRLRAWLLAGDGKVLAEQRGDDGLITAREAGFSNVLERHLAAMDAPATLPVVICGMAGSRQGWIEAAYVDVPAPINAILQGAIRVPDTARDVRIVPGLAQRLADAPDVMRGEETQLAGANLTTEGQHLVCMPGTHSKWVVVEDGAVTGFGTWPTGELFSVLATHSILRHSLGEQAAAVAAGNDGFRYWCRQAFQDGGDVSSRLFAIRAAGLLQDLTPNEAAARLSGLLIGGEIASARRRYGNTGGSVVLVGSGALAALYAEALELAGLQVRSVDADAAVRAGLFAAARENGMIARKEETA, from the coding sequence GTGAACACGACACCTGCTATCGCCGCCGTCGACTGGGGCACGACCCGGTTGCGCGCCTGGCTGCTTGCCGGCGACGGCAAGGTGCTGGCCGAGCAGCGTGGCGACGACGGCCTGATCACGGCGCGCGAAGCCGGCTTTTCAAACGTGCTCGAACGGCACCTCGCGGCGATGGATGCGCCGGCAACCCTGCCGGTGGTCATCTGCGGCATGGCAGGCTCACGCCAGGGCTGGATCGAAGCAGCCTATGTCGACGTGCCAGCGCCGATCAATGCCATCCTGCAGGGTGCGATCCGCGTGCCGGATACGGCGCGCGACGTGCGCATCGTTCCCGGCCTGGCCCAGCGCCTGGCAGACGCGCCGGACGTCATGCGCGGCGAGGAAACGCAACTGGCCGGCGCAAATCTCACGACCGAGGGCCAGCATCTCGTCTGCATGCCGGGGACCCATTCGAAATGGGTGGTGGTGGAAGATGGTGCGGTGACCGGTTTCGGCACCTGGCCAACGGGCGAATTGTTTTCCGTCCTGGCGACCCATTCGATCCTGCGCCATTCGCTCGGTGAGCAGGCCGCGGCGGTCGCCGCAGGCAATGACGGTTTCCGGTACTGGTGCCGGCAGGCCTTCCAGGATGGCGGCGATGTCTCTTCACGGCTGTTCGCCATTCGCGCGGCCGGACTGCTGCAGGATTTGACCCCGAACGAAGCAGCCGCCCGTCTGTCCGGCCTGCTCATCGGCGGCGAGATCGCCTCAGCCAGACGGCGCTATGGCAATACCGGAGGATCGGTCGTGCTGGTCGGCTCGGGTGCGCTTGCTGCGCTCTACGCGGAGGCGTTGGAACTGGCTGGACTTCAGGTCCGGTCCGTTGATGCCGATGCCGCCGTACGCGCCGGCCTGTTCGCGGCCGCGCGCGAAAACGGCATGATCGCCCGCAAGGAGGAAACCGCATGA
- a CDS encoding ABC transporter permease yields MSLAHTTNEPGRRRKKASALGLALLRFVFIAAVTFLGLIAVTFFIGRVMPIDPVLAIVGDRAPASVVAAARQQYGFDLPVWQQFLLYVQKALQGDFGTSVLSTYPVMQDIRRVFPATLELATVGTLIGLLFGIPLGVLAAVKRGSFIDQAVRVIGLIGYSMPIFWLGLLGLLVFYARLGWVEGPGRIGIAYEYTFTPVTGLYLVDAIIQRDWGAFRDVFSHIILPASLLGYTSMAYISRMTRSFMLNELAQEYVVAARAKGLSEARIIWGHALRNAAVPLVTVIALSYATLLEGSVLTETVFSWPGIGLYLTNSLQNADMNAVLGATIMIGAVFIALNLLSDLLYQLLDPRTRS; encoded by the coding sequence TTGTCACTCGCCCACACGACCAATGAGCCGGGGCGGAGGCGCAAAAAAGCCTCCGCCCTCGGGCTTGCGCTGCTGCGCTTCGTCTTCATTGCCGCGGTCACCTTCCTGGGGCTGATCGCGGTGACCTTCTTCATCGGGCGCGTCATGCCGATCGACCCGGTGCTGGCGATCGTCGGCGATCGCGCGCCGGCCAGCGTGGTTGCGGCCGCGCGCCAGCAATACGGCTTCGACCTGCCGGTCTGGCAGCAGTTCCTGCTCTACGTCCAGAAGGCGCTGCAGGGCGATTTCGGTACCTCCGTGCTGTCGACCTATCCGGTCATGCAGGACATTCGCCGCGTCTTCCCGGCGACGCTGGAACTGGCAACGGTCGGCACGCTGATCGGCCTGCTGTTCGGTATCCCGCTCGGCGTGCTGGCAGCGGTCAAACGCGGCTCGTTCATCGACCAGGCCGTGCGCGTCATCGGCCTGATCGGCTATTCGATGCCGATCTTCTGGCTTGGCCTGCTCGGCCTTCTCGTCTTCTACGCAAGGCTCGGCTGGGTCGAGGGACCGGGGCGCATCGGCATCGCCTATGAATACACCTTCACGCCAGTCACCGGGCTCTATCTGGTCGACGCCATCATCCAGCGCGACTGGGGCGCGTTCCGCGACGTGTTCTCGCATATCATCCTGCCGGCATCGCTGCTCGGCTATACCTCCATGGCCTATATCAGCCGCATGACGCGTTCCTTCATGCTGAACGAACTTGCCCAGGAATATGTCGTGGCCGCGCGTGCCAAGGGCCTCTCGGAAGCTCGCATCATCTGGGGGCATGCGCTGCGCAATGCCGCCGTGCCGCTGGTGACGGTGATCGCGCTTTCCTATGCCACCCTGCTCGAAGGTTCGGTGCTGACGGAGACGGTGTTCTCATGGCCCGGCATCGGACTTTATCTCACCAATTCGCTGCAGAACGCCGACATGAACGCCGTGCTCGGAGCGACCATCATGATCGGCGCGGTGTTCATCGCGCTCAATCTGTTGTCGGACCTGCTCTACCAGCTTCTCGACCCGAGGACGCGGTCATGA
- a CDS encoding ABC transporter substrate-binding protein has protein sequence MMMHKIAVRSRTFLTGAALAALVYAGAPALADTPPDTLVQAWAIDDIISLDPAEAFELSTGEITGNTYDMLVRLDANDTTKVVGGIAESWTVSDDALTYTFKLKPGLKFASGNEITAADVAYSFERAVKLNKSPAFIIQQFGLTGDNVAEKAKAADASTFVFTVDKAYAPSFVLNCLTATVGAIVDSKLVKEHVAAATPSADYKFDNDFGNAWLKTNYAGSGPYKTREWRANEVVVLERNDNYYGTKGNMTRVIYRHVKESAAQRLLLEKGDIDIARNLQPGDYEAVGKNADLATASVPKSTVYYVSLNQKNPNLAKPEVREAFKYLIDYDALGDTLLKGIGVVHQNFLPKGILGSVDNKPYKLDIAKAKELLEKAGLKDGFTITLDTRSGQPESGVAESIQQTAAQAGIKIELVPEDFKQLLTRYRARQHDAAILMWGVDYWDPNSNSETFATNPNNADDSMNKTLAWRNAWDVPADIQKESAAALLERDPAKRTQMYQDVQTKIREQGPFNFIWQQTEVAGLRKNVQGFKLGPTFDTNFVAPVTK, from the coding sequence ATGATGATGCACAAGATCGCTGTCCGCTCGCGCACCTTCCTGACCGGTGCCGCGCTCGCCGCCCTGGTCTATGCTGGCGCACCGGCGCTGGCCGACACCCCGCCCGACACGCTGGTCCAGGCCTGGGCGATCGACGACATCATCTCGCTCGACCCGGCCGAGGCCTTCGAGCTGTCGACCGGCGAGATCACCGGCAATACCTACGACATGCTGGTCCGCCTCGATGCCAACGATACCACCAAGGTGGTCGGCGGCATCGCCGAAAGCTGGACCGTCTCGGACGATGCGCTGACCTACACCTTCAAGCTGAAGCCGGGCCTGAAGTTCGCTTCCGGCAATGAGATCACCGCCGCGGACGTGGCTTACTCGTTCGAGCGCGCCGTCAAGCTCAACAAGAGCCCCGCCTTCATCATCCAGCAGTTCGGACTGACCGGCGACAACGTCGCCGAAAAGGCGAAGGCGGCGGATGCCTCGACCTTCGTGTTCACGGTCGACAAGGCCTATGCACCAAGCTTCGTGCTGAACTGCCTGACCGCCACCGTCGGCGCCATCGTCGACAGCAAGCTGGTCAAGGAACATGTCGCCGCCGCCACGCCGAGCGCCGACTACAAGTTCGACAATGATTTCGGCAATGCCTGGCTGAAGACCAACTATGCCGGTTCCGGTCCGTACAAGACCCGCGAATGGCGCGCCAATGAAGTCGTGGTGCTGGAGCGCAACGACAACTACTACGGCACCAAGGGCAACATGACGCGCGTCATCTACCGCCACGTCAAGGAAAGTGCCGCGCAGCGCCTGCTGCTGGAGAAGGGCGACATCGACATCGCCCGCAACCTGCAGCCGGGCGACTACGAAGCCGTCGGCAAGAATGCCGACCTTGCCACTGCCTCGGTGCCGAAGAGCACGGTCTATTACGTCAGCCTCAACCAGAAGAACCCGAACCTCGCCAAGCCGGAAGTGCGGGAAGCTTTCAAATATCTCATCGACTACGACGCCCTCGGCGACACGCTGCTCAAGGGCATCGGCGTGGTGCACCAGAACTTCCTGCCCAAGGGCATCCTCGGCTCGGTCGACAACAAGCCTTACAAGCTCGACATCGCCAAGGCCAAGGAACTGCTGGAAAAGGCCGGCCTGAAGGACGGCTTCACCATCACGCTCGATACGCGCAGCGGCCAGCCGGAATCCGGCGTCGCCGAGTCGATCCAGCAGACCGCGGCGCAGGCCGGCATCAAGATCGAGCTGGTCCCGGAAGACTTCAAGCAGCTGCTGACCCGCTACCGCGCCCGCCAGCATGACGCCGCGATTCTGATGTGGGGCGTCGACTACTGGGATCCGAATTCCAATTCGGAAACCTTCGCCACCAACCCGAACAATGCCGACGATTCCATGAACAAAACGCTGGCCTGGCGCAATGCGTGGGACGTGCCGGCAGACATCCAGAAAGAGTCGGCGGCGGCCCTGCTCGAGCGTGACCCCGCCAAGCGTACCCAGATGTACCAGGATGTTCAGACGAAGATCCGCGAACAGGGTCCGTTCAACTTCATCTGGCAGCAGACCGAGGTCGCCGGCCTGCGCAAGAACGTGCAGGGCTTCAAGCTCGGGCCGACTTTCGACACCAATTTCGTGGCGCCGGTAACCAAGTAA
- a CDS encoding SDR family oxidoreductase, which translates to MMPSVRFADLEGASVLITGGGTGIGARLTEGFARQGAKVAFVDIAEAPSQTLCDEIAGLTGSKPLFLNADLRDIEALRQAVQTAERAHGPISVLVNNAANDIRHAVETVTVEEWDDNLSINLRPHFFTIQAVVPGMKALGRGAIVNFTSTSFMLNIGDMPAYTAAKAGIIGLTKGLAGRYGKDGIRVNAIAPGWVITERQRQLWAAPGKLEAHIARQAIPREMHPDDMVGPCLFLASDASAMLTAQTLIVDGGLL; encoded by the coding sequence ATGATGCCATCGGTGCGGTTTGCCGATCTGGAAGGCGCGTCGGTGCTGATCACCGGTGGAGGTACCGGCATCGGCGCCCGGCTGACGGAAGGTTTTGCCCGGCAAGGCGCAAAAGTCGCTTTCGTCGATATCGCGGAAGCCCCCAGCCAGACACTGTGCGATGAGATCGCAGGCCTGACCGGCAGCAAGCCGCTGTTCCTCAATGCCGACCTGCGCGACATCGAGGCGTTGCGGCAGGCCGTGCAGACAGCCGAACGGGCACATGGACCGATCAGCGTCCTCGTCAACAACGCTGCCAACGACATCCGTCACGCCGTCGAGACGGTGACGGTCGAGGAATGGGACGACAATCTGTCGATCAATCTCAGGCCGCATTTCTTCACCATTCAGGCAGTGGTGCCCGGGATGAAGGCTTTGGGACGCGGTGCCATCGTCAATTTCACCTCGACGTCCTTCATGCTGAACATCGGTGACATGCCGGCTTACACGGCCGCCAAGGCGGGCATCATCGGCCTGACCAAGGGACTGGCCGGCCGTTACGGCAAGGACGGCATTCGCGTCAATGCCATTGCGCCCGGCTGGGTCATCACCGAACGCCAGCGCCAGCTCTGGGCCGCGCCCGGCAAACTCGAAGCCCACATTGCCCGTCAGGCCATCCCGCGCGAAATGCACCCGGACGACATGGTGGGGCCATGTCTGTTCCTGGCTTCGGACGCGTCGGCCATGCTGACGGCGCAGACCTTGATCGTCGATGGAGGGCTGCTGTGA
- a CDS encoding SMP-30/gluconolactonase/LRE family protein, which produces MTGIVSVLSDYVCELGEGPSYDEATGSLYWFNIVHGQLLERSRSGATKAHELGQMASAIAVIDDKRQLVFTETGLHLRDAATGKLTLHTSIEAENKSTRSNDARVHPSGAFWLGTMSKTHEKKAGSIYWFFKGELRKLYDGITVPNSIAFSEDGAVAYYVDSDEKLLKRVDCDPATGLPLGEPKLFGDHRQNAGYVDGSVVDRDGILWNACWGASAVNAYAPDGKLVRSIPMPVTQPSCPAFVGANADRLAVTSAWADQDEAQRAADPDAGKTFVIDFPVRGRFEPRVLI; this is translated from the coding sequence ATGACTGGTATCGTCTCGGTCCTGTCCGACTATGTCTGCGAACTCGGCGAAGGCCCGAGCTACGACGAGGCGACGGGATCGCTCTACTGGTTCAACATCGTGCACGGCCAGTTGCTGGAACGCAGCCGCAGCGGCGCCACCAAGGCGCACGAACTCGGCCAGATGGCCAGCGCGATCGCGGTCATCGACGACAAGCGGCAGCTGGTGTTCACCGAGACCGGCCTTCATCTGCGCGATGCCGCGACTGGCAAACTCACGCTTCACACCTCGATCGAGGCTGAAAACAAGAGCACCCGATCCAACGATGCGCGTGTGCATCCAAGCGGCGCCTTCTGGCTCGGCACGATGAGCAAGACCCATGAGAAGAAGGCCGGCTCCATCTACTGGTTCTTCAAGGGCGAACTACGCAAACTCTATGACGGCATCACCGTGCCGAACTCCATCGCCTTCAGCGAAGACGGTGCCGTGGCCTATTATGTCGACAGCGATGAAAAGCTGCTGAAACGGGTCGACTGCGACCCGGCCACCGGACTGCCGCTCGGTGAGCCCAAACTGTTCGGCGACCATCGGCAGAATGCAGGCTATGTCGATGGTTCGGTCGTCGATCGCGACGGCATCCTCTGGAACGCGTGCTGGGGCGCTTCCGCCGTCAATGCCTATGCACCGGACGGCAAGCTGGTGCGCTCCATCCCGATGCCTGTCACCCAGCCATCCTGCCCGGCTTTCGTCGGCGCAAACGCCGATCGGCTGGCGGTGACGTCGGCATGGGCCGACCAGGACGAAGCGCAGCGGGCCGCCGATCCCGATGCCGGCAAGACCTTCGTGATCGATTTCCCGGTCCGGGGCCGGTTTGAGCCACGCGTGCTGATCTGA
- a CDS encoding D-alanine:D-lactate ligase-like protein, with amino-acid sequence MPQPRLFLVYEPEKACLDRLVDQGYPPERAAEISSYLAQSTDLAPEFADIWREAGKRGITFTPLELDEAAATITSADPDTSLVWTLTDGIAYFRGGTAPALARLAGLRTLGADDSLFALCQDKFRSGAVLSGLGLPVPQAGLARNGHWLVEPPASERGWFVKPNRLGAKIGIWPDSHCHDLSQALELSRRVFSHYRDDVVVQPYVAGRNVRASFLDVTAHADMSSLGIFLVESGADFQTMADSLSLYGDTGAAARATRAYAEPDLVPLAATQPAADGEIRRIASKLMSGLGLRDVFSVDLRVDANDTVHLIEFEVCPGLPCFDFRAYCRAQWSMSLAEAMAETAARRLVG; translated from the coding sequence ATGCCGCAGCCACGCCTTTTCCTCGTCTATGAACCGGAAAAAGCCTGCCTCGACCGACTGGTCGACCAGGGATATCCGCCAGAGCGTGCAGCGGAGATTTCATCCTACCTCGCCCAGTCGACCGACCTCGCGCCTGAATTTGCCGATATCTGGAGAGAGGCGGGCAAGCGAGGCATCACCTTCACGCCACTGGAACTGGATGAAGCAGCTGCCACGATCACCAGCGCAGATCCTGACACTTCGCTTGTCTGGACGCTGACGGACGGTATCGCCTACTTCCGGGGCGGCACAGCCCCTGCCCTGGCCCGGCTTGCAGGCCTGAGAACGCTGGGCGCCGACGATTCCCTTTTCGCGCTCTGCCAGGATAAATTCCGCTCAGGCGCCGTACTCTCCGGCCTCGGCCTGCCGGTGCCGCAAGCCGGCCTGGCTCGCAACGGCCATTGGCTGGTCGAGCCCCCGGCCAGCGAAAGGGGCTGGTTCGTGAAACCAAACCGGCTCGGCGCCAAGATAGGCATCTGGCCGGATTCGCATTGTCACGACCTCAGCCAGGCACTGGAGCTCAGCCGCCGCGTCTTCTCGCATTACCGCGACGATGTCGTCGTGCAGCCCTATGTCGCCGGCCGCAACGTGCGCGCGAGCTTCCTCGATGTGACAGCACATGCCGACATGTCGTCGCTGGGGATTTTCCTGGTCGAATCCGGCGCGGATTTCCAGACCATGGCCGACAGCCTGTCGCTTTACGGCGACACCGGCGCCGCGGCCAGGGCAACCCGTGCCTATGCCGAGCCTGACCTTGTACCGCTCGCTGCAACCCAACCCGCAGCAGATGGCGAAATCCGCCGCATCGCCTCGAAACTGATGAGTGGTCTCGGCCTGCGCGATGTCTTTTCCGTCGATCTGCGTGTCGATGCGAACGACACGGTTCATCTGATCGAATTCGAGGTCTGCCCCGGCTTGCCCTGTTTCGATTTCCGCGCCTATTGTCGCGCGCAATGGTCGATGAGCCTCGCAGAGGCCATGGCCGAAACCGCTGCCCGCCGTCTGGTGGGCTGA
- a CDS encoding 2-dehydro-3-deoxy-6-phosphogalactonate aldolase yields MNPSAPFPKLKRGLVAILRGLHPNEAVAVADAIYRAGIEAIEVPLNSPDPFTSIASIVKALPHSALIGAGTVLTAEDVDALKRAEGRLLVSPNIDADVMRRAAHHGLVTMPGVFTPTEAFQAIRLGASALKFFPASVLGSSGIAAMRAVLPNDTLVGAVGGVSEKDFAGYKTAGVTVFGLGSSLFKPGMTVADVTMRAEAAVAVWDQVFGEQK; encoded by the coding sequence ATGAACCCCAGCGCACCGTTCCCGAAGCTGAAGCGTGGCCTCGTTGCCATCCTGCGCGGCCTGCATCCGAACGAAGCAGTGGCTGTTGCCGACGCGATCTACCGCGCCGGCATCGAAGCCATCGAAGTGCCGCTGAATTCACCTGATCCCTTCACGTCCATCGCTTCCATCGTCAAGGCGTTGCCGCACAGTGCTCTCATCGGCGCCGGCACGGTGCTGACCGCCGAGGACGTCGATGCCTTGAAGCGTGCCGAAGGACGGCTTCTGGTCAGCCCGAACATCGATGCCGATGTCATGCGTCGTGCCGCCCATCATGGCCTCGTCACCATGCCGGGCGTTTTCACACCAACCGAGGCCTTCCAGGCGATCCGGCTTGGCGCCTCGGCGCTCAAGTTCTTTCCGGCGAGCGTGCTCGGTTCGAGCGGGATAGCTGCCATGCGCGCGGTCCTGCCGAACGATACGCTGGTAGGTGCAGTTGGCGGTGTCTCGGAAAAGGATTTCGCCGGCTACAAAACGGCTGGCGTCACGGTCTTCGGGCTGGGTTCCAGCCTGTTCAAGCCGGGCATGACGGTGGCGGACGTCACCATGCGTGCCGAAGCCGCCGTCGCCGTCTGGGATCAGGTTTTTGGAGAGCAGAAATGA
- the pcaF gene encoding 3-oxoadipyl-CoA thiolase, producing MSEAYICDYVRTPIGRFGGVLASVRADDLGAAPIRALVARNAGIDWEAVDDVYYGCANQAGEDNRNVARMAALLAGLPVAVPGSTVNRLCGSGMDAVAIAARAIKAGEAELLIAGGVESMSRAPFVMPKAETAFSRQAEIHDTTIGWRFVNPLMKKQYGIDSMPETAENVAEQFAVSRADQDAFAVRSQDKAVAAQANGRLAREIVAVTIPQRKGDAIVVAQDEHPRAGTTVETLARLATPFRKEGGTVTAGNASGVNDGAAALIVASEAAVRKYGLTPIARVLGAATAGVEPRIMGIGPVPATQKLCTRLGLTPQDFDVVELNEAFAAQGLAVLRELGLAEDAAHINPNGGAIALGHPLGMSGARITGTAALELKERNARLALATMCIGVGQGIAIALERV from the coding sequence ATGAGCGAAGCGTATATCTGCGATTATGTTCGCACGCCGATCGGGCGGTTTGGTGGGGTGCTTGCGTCGGTTCGTGCGGATGATCTCGGCGCTGCGCCGATCAGGGCGCTGGTGGCGCGCAATGCCGGCATCGACTGGGAAGCGGTCGACGACGTCTATTATGGCTGCGCCAACCAGGCCGGCGAGGATAACCGCAACGTTGCCCGCATGGCGGCACTGCTGGCCGGACTGCCGGTGGCGGTGCCGGGCTCGACTGTCAACCGCCTCTGCGGTTCGGGCATGGATGCGGTGGCCATTGCCGCCCGCGCCATCAAGGCAGGCGAAGCCGAGCTGTTGATTGCCGGTGGTGTCGAATCGATGAGCCGTGCTCCCTTCGTCATGCCCAAGGCCGAGACCGCCTTCTCGCGCCAGGCCGAGATCCACGACACCACCATCGGCTGGCGTTTCGTCAATCCGCTGATGAAGAAGCAGTATGGCATCGATTCCATGCCGGAGACGGCTGAGAACGTCGCCGAACAATTCGCGGTCAGCAGGGCCGACCAGGATGCCTTCGCGGTGCGCAGCCAGGACAAGGCCGTGGCAGCCCAGGCCAATGGCCGGCTGGCAAGAGAGATCGTTGCCGTCACCATCCCGCAGAGGAAGGGGGATGCCATCGTGGTGGCACAGGACGAGCATCCGCGTGCCGGCACCACCGTTGAGACGCTGGCCAGGCTCGCAACGCCGTTCCGCAAGGAGGGCGGCACGGTGACGGCGGGCAACGCCTCGGGCGTCAATGATGGTGCTGCGGCACTGATCGTGGCCTCGGAAGCAGCGGTGCGGAAGTATGGGCTCACCCCGATCGCCCGTGTGCTGGGTGCTGCCACGGCTGGTGTCGAGCCGCGCATCATGGGCATCGGCCCGGTGCCAGCGACGCAAAAGCTCTGTACCCGGCTTGGACTGACACCGCAGGACTTCGACGTGGTTGAACTCAACGAGGCATTCGCGGCGCAGGGCCTTGCGGTGCTGCGCGAGCTCGGGCTCGCCGAAGACGCTGCCCATATCAACCCGAATGGCGGTGCGATTGCACTCGGCCATCCGCTTGGCATGAGCGGTGCACGCATCACCGGTACGGCGGCGCTGGAACTGAAGGAGCGCAACGCCCGCCTCGCACTCGCCACCATGTGCATCGGCGTCGGGCAGGGCATCGCCATCGCGCTCGAAAGGGTGTGA